The following are encoded together in the Rhinopithecus roxellana isolate Shanxi Qingling chromosome 5, ASM756505v1, whole genome shotgun sequence genome:
- the RNASE8 gene encoding ribonuclease 8 produces MAPAKAGCCPLLLLLLGLWVAEIPVSAKPKDMTSSQWFKTQHVQPSPQACNSAMKNINKHTKRCKDLNTFLHQPFSSVATTCQTPNIDCKNRHKNCHQSSGPVSLTMCELTSGKYPNCRYKEKHLNAPYIVACDPPQQGDPGYPLVPVHLDKVV; encoded by the exons ATGGCACCGGCCAAAGCAGGATGCTGccccttgctgctgctgcttctggggCTGTGGGTGGCGGAGATCCCAGTCAGTGCCAAGCCCAAGGACATGACCTCATCTCAGTGGTTTAAAACTCAGCATGTGCAGCCCAGCCCTCAAGCATGCAACTCAGCCATGAAAAACATCAACAAGCACACAAAACGGTGCAAAGACCTCAACACCTTCCTGCACCAGCCTTTCTCCAGTGTGGCCACCACCTGCCAGACCCCCAACATAGACTGCAAGAATCGCCATAAAAACTGCcaccagag CAGCGGGCCTGTGTCCCTGACCATGTGTGAGCTCACTTCAGGGAAGTACCCAAACTGCAGGTACAAAGAGAAGCACCTGAATGCACCTTACATAGTGGCCTGTGACCCTCCACAACAGGGTGACCCAGGGTACCCACTTGTTCCTGTGCACCTGGATAAAGTTGTCTAA
- the RNASE13 gene encoding probable inactive ribonuclease-like protein 13, whose protein sequence is MSWPRQEEHPSLPSCLQLLSFLPAARELSAGGMAPAVTRLLFLQLVLGPTLVMDIKTQIGKKNFYALNIDYPRVTFPKGFQGYCNGLMSYMRGKVQNSDCPKIHYVIHAPWKVVQRFCKYSDSFCDNYNEYCTLTEDAFPITVCSLSHQKPPTSCYYDSALTNQKLYLLCSRKYEADPIGIISLYSGV, encoded by the exons atg TCTTGGCCTCGGCAAGAAGAACACCCATCCCTACCCAGCTGTCTTCAGCTCCTGTCCTTCCTCCCAGCTGCCAGAGAATTATCAG CAGGAGGAATGGCACCAGCTGTGACCCGGCTCCTTTTCCTTCAGCTTGTTCTAGGGCCAACTCTGGTCATGGACATCAAGACGCAGATTGGCAAAAAGAACTTCTATGCCTTAAACATTGACTATCCCAGGGTTACCTTCCCAAAGGGTTTCCAGGGCTATTGTAATGGTCTGATGTCCTATATGCGGGGCAAGGTGCAAAATTCGGATTGCCCAAAGATCCATTATGTGATACATGCCCCTTGGAAGGTCGTCCAGAGGTTCTGCAAGTATAGTGACAGCTTCTGTGATAATTACAATGAATACTGCACGCTCACCGAGGATGCCTTCCCCATCACGGTCTGCTCCCTGAGCCACCAAAAGCCACCCACCAGTTGCTACTACGATAGTGCCCTGACCAACCAGAAGCTCTACCTACTCTGCTCCCGCAAGTATGAAGCTGATCCAATAGGCATCATCAGTCTCTATTCGGGAGTTTAA
- the RNASE7 gene encoding ribonuclease 7, which produces MAPARAGFCPLLLLLLLGLWVAEIPVSAKPKGMTPSQWFKIQHVQPSPQACNSAMKNINKHTKRCKDLNTFLHQPFSSVATTCQTSNRACKNGDKNCHQSHGPVSLTMCELTSGKYPNCRYKEKHQNKSYIVACKPPQKKDSQQFHLVPVHLDRVL; this is translated from the coding sequence ATGGCACCGGCCAGAGCAGGATTCTGCCCCcttctgctgcttctgctgctcgGGCTGTGGGTGGCAGAGATCCCAGTCAGTGCCAAACCCAAGGGCATGACCCCATCTCAGTGGTTTAAAATTCAGCACGTGCAGCCCAGCCCTCAAGCATGCAACTCAGCCATGAAAAACATCAACAAGCACACAAAACGGTGCAAAGACCTCAACACCTTCCTGCACCAGCCTTTCTCCAGTGTGGCCACCACCTGCCAGACCTCCAACAGAGCCTGCAAGAATGGCGATAAAAACTGCCACCAGAGCCATGGGCCCGTGTCCCTGACCATGTGTGAGCTCACCTCAGGGAAGTACCCGAACTGCAGGTACAAAGAGAAGCACCAGAACAAGTCTTACATAGTGGCCTGTAAGCCTCCCCAGAAAAAAGACTCTCAGCAATTCCACCTGGTTCCTGTGCACTTGGACAGAGTCCTTTAG
- the TPPP2 gene encoding tubulin polymerization-promoting protein family member 2: MASEAEKTFNRFAAFGESSSSGTEMNNKNFSKLCKDCGIMDGKMVTSTDVDIVFSKVKAKNARTITFQQFKEAVKELGQKRFKGKSPDEVLENIYGLMEGKDPATTGATKATTVGAVDRLTDTSKYTGTHKERFDESGKGKGIAGREVMNDNTGYVSGYKGAGTYDKKTK, encoded by the exons ATGGCATCAGAGGCAGAGAAAACATTCAATCGGTTTGCTGCCTTTGGAGAATCATCAAGCAGTGGCACTGAAATGAACAACAAGAACTTCTCCAAGCTATGCAAAGACTGTGGCATCATGGATGGCAAGATGGTCACCTCCACAGATGTGGACATCGTGTTCAGCAAAGTCAA GGCCAAGAACGCCCGAACCATCACGTTTCAACAGTTCAAAGAGGCAGTGAAGGAACTGGGCCAGAAGCGCTTCAAAGGGAAGAGTCCAGATGAAGTCCTGGAGAACATTTATGGACTCATGGAGGGCAAGGACCCAGCCACCACTGGCGCAACT AAAGCAACAACAGTGGGTGCAGTGGACCGTTTGACAGACACCAGCAAGTACACTGGCACCCACAAGGAGCGCTTTGATGAGAGTGGCAAGGGCAAGGGCATTGCCGGACGGGAAGTGATGAATGACAACACAGGCTATGTGAGTGGTTACAAGGGTGCTGGCACCTATGATAAGAAGACCAAGTAA